From Micromonospora echinospora, one genomic window encodes:
- a CDS encoding DNA-3-methyladenine glycosylase I: MNDLVTGADGLARCGWGAGTPDYAAYHDGEWGRPLRGDDALYERITLEAFQSGLSWLTILRKRAAFRRAFDDFRITTVAGYGEADVTRLLGDAGIVRNRAKIEAAIANARAALDLPEGLSALLWSFAPPARSIRPGRLADVPAVTPESTALARALKKHGFRFVGPTTAYALMQATGMVDDHLAGCHVVLAPAA; the protein is encoded by the coding sequence GTGAACGACCTGGTGACCGGTGCCGACGGGCTGGCCCGCTGCGGTTGGGGTGCCGGCACCCCGGACTACGCGGCCTACCACGACGGGGAGTGGGGCCGACCGCTGCGCGGTGACGACGCGCTCTACGAGCGGATCACGCTGGAGGCGTTCCAGTCCGGCCTCTCCTGGCTGACCATCCTGCGCAAGCGCGCGGCGTTCCGGCGGGCCTTCGACGACTTCCGGATCACCACCGTCGCCGGCTACGGCGAGGCCGACGTGACCCGACTCCTCGGCGACGCGGGCATCGTCCGCAACCGGGCCAAGATCGAGGCGGCGATCGCCAACGCGCGGGCCGCGCTCGACCTGCCCGAGGGGCTCTCCGCGCTGCTCTGGTCCTTCGCGCCGCCCGCCCGGTCGATCCGGCCCGGCCGGCTGGCCGACGTGCCGGCGGTGACGCCGGAGTCGACCGCGTTGGCCAGGGCGCTCAAGAAGCACGGCTTCCGCTTCGTCGGGCCGACCACCGCGTACGCGTTGATGCAGGCCACCGGCATGGTCGACGACCACCTCGCCGGCTGTCACGTCGTCCTCGCCCCGGCGGCGTGA
- a CDS encoding inositol monophosphatase family protein, protein MRQLMPRPDPDALLPVAHDAIDKAVDYVLTNPFTAVRQKDAHEIVTDVDVAVERLVHAALSQGATDIGFLGEETGAVGDPDTYWVLDPIDGTTNFSHGLPLSSISLGLVHDGFPILGVIAVPFLARRYWATRAGGAYRDGARLRVSATADLSKALVALTDYGGPQPEIDDLLCRELDRELTTRAQGLRRLGSTAIELAFVAEGSLDASISIWNGTWDTAAGAVIAHEAGAVVMDADGSPHSTRSRCAIAVTPALRGAMLSVLEIVRGTRYWPVEAEDVSARDGGIA, encoded by the coding sequence TTGCGTCAGCTCATGCCACGGCCTGATCCTGATGCGCTGTTGCCGGTCGCGCATGACGCCATCGACAAGGCAGTCGACTATGTCCTGACAAATCCCTTCACCGCTGTTCGGCAGAAGGACGCCCACGAGATCGTGACGGATGTCGACGTCGCCGTCGAACGCCTCGTGCACGCCGCGTTGTCCCAGGGGGCCACAGATATCGGCTTTCTCGGCGAGGAGACCGGCGCAGTGGGTGACCCCGACACCTACTGGGTGCTCGACCCCATCGACGGCACCACCAATTTCAGCCACGGTTTGCCGCTGAGCTCGATCTCGCTTGGCCTGGTGCACGACGGCTTTCCGATTCTCGGCGTGATCGCAGTGCCGTTCCTCGCGCGTCGGTACTGGGCCACGCGTGCTGGCGGTGCCTATCGCGACGGTGCGCGTCTACGGGTTTCCGCGACGGCCGATCTGTCCAAGGCGTTGGTTGCGCTCACCGATTACGGCGGACCCCAGCCGGAGATCGATGATCTGTTGTGCCGGGAGCTGGATCGCGAGTTGACCACTCGCGCCCAGGGGCTGCGCCGGTTGGGCTCGACGGCCATCGAACTGGCCTTCGTCGCAGAAGGTTCTCTCGATGCCAGCATCAGCATCTGGAACGGAACATGGGACACCGCGGCTGGCGCCGTCATCGCGCACGAAGCAGGTGCGGTCGTCATGGATGCTGACGGAAGCCCACACTCAACTCGATCACGGTGCGCCATTGCGGTTACCCCGGCACTGCGTGGCGCCATGTTGTCGGTTCTCGAGATCGTGCGCGGCACCCGCTACTGGCCGGTCGAGGCTGAGGACGTTTCGGCGCGCGATGGCGGAATCGCCTGA